Sequence from the Ascaphus truei isolate aAscTru1 chromosome 3, aAscTru1.hap1, whole genome shotgun sequence genome:
gaGGGCCAGGTGTGGGAGGAAATATAAGGAACtccgtttttgccatgttaagtttaagtcggcggagggccatccaggattatatactgtagcggagagacattccgaaaatttggtctgtacagcaggtgtaaggtcagggtttgaaaagtaaatttgtgtgttattAGCATTGAGGTGATATTTGAATCCAAGAGTTGTGAtaaagtcacctagagagagtgtgtaaagagacaaGAGGAGAGGTCCAAGGGCAGAGTCCTAGGgttcccccacagagagatcgatagaggaggaggtgttagcaaacgagacactgaaagtatgatgggagaggtaagaggagatccaggaaagagctttgttatgaatacaaAGACTATGGAAAATGTGAAATCTGTATGGTAATAAAAGGCGAATATTTCATGGAAATGGTCACATTATTAGGGGAACAATGTTTCGAGGCACAATGGCCCTTCtttaaatccattttgacatcccAAATATGCAAAATTAAATGTGGTATTTCCCTTGGTTCCAATGTACAGTTCTGTGATAACAAAAAATATCTCAGTCTGATTCCTCTGTACATCCGAGTATATCTCTGAAGCTGCAAGAACTGCTCTCCGTCTGACTCCTCCGATTGCTGATTGTAGTACTACAATGTACTATCTACTTCATAGCCTAGTGAGGCAAAGTTTCTGACAGGcacccccctgtctcctctccccaccgGCTCGCGCACCCTCCCTGCACggttccggcatcaaatgacgtcacatgacccaggggcatcatttgacgccgggtgtCCATGGAGACGCGTAGCTGGATGGGAAGATAagtaaaagttacagaggcctcacatgatccccggcatttattttaaatgcttttgGGGATGCGCAGAGCTTTTGTAACAGCCGCGCCCCCCATTTTGTGCACCCCTGGCttagtgtgtatacagtatgcggTTCTTGCTCTCAGTTGAGAAAATGAAGATAAGTGATACGTTTGACCAGAATAACAAGCAGACAGCAAAGGGAAACTTTTTTGAATAGTTTATATTGAATAATAAATGGaagaataatatataataataataataacatcgaTAATAATAACTGTAATAAGATCACTAGGTAAAAGCACAACATGTAAAGATAAGCATACCCCTAAAATAAATGTAAACCTAATAGTAATATTGGGGGTTACGGAAAGCACAAAGGCCATATTTACTGGGCTCCTCCATTGGACACCTtcagcacagcttagtaaatgtGATCTCTCagagcccattcaagtgaatgacctgtaaggtgtcttccggcaTGGGTGGAGTCGTGTGGAGTAACACGCCTAATAAATATATCCATTTACTAAGCTGTCTATTAATATACAGTAATTACTGAGGTAAGGTGTCTTTCCGAACAGAATGGGGTTTATGTATCAAGTCAAAGGTggtgcaattttggagcaaaaagattgcaccagatgtatcaaagaaaaaaatcctttcgctttgaaaatatatatgtttctTTGATACAGATGGTGACGGGTTTACACCCTTAGAATTGCACCCCTTTTGCTTGGATACACAAGCCCCAAGGTCTCTTATGGATtatggaaaaaagagagatccagcgctccacggatttcaagataatgaatttattgtgccacacgacgtttcgaccaacaggtctttttcaagtgccttgtcacttgaaaaagacctgttggtcgaaacgtcgtgtggcacaataaattcattatcttgaaatccgtggagcgctggatctctcttttttcctcagtgtactttggaatttcctggcaggtacttccttgaaccagcagcaccggtaaactgtatgtatttatttatatattgtggtgtgcagccttaaccccccttTACATTGGTACTCTTATGGATTATAacatcttagtaaatatgggcacaATTTTTAAATCAAAATTGTGCGAACAAAAAAAATGTGAGGAACAAAACTGCTTCTTTATAGTAATCAGATAATATGTGTTTCATGATATATTGAATAGATTACCCTCATTGTTCTAAACTGCTCCCATGTAAATGATCTACACTAATCTACAGTATTAACCCAGCAGTGATGGTTCTCTGATGAATAATACCAAACACACGATGACAGCATAGCCAAAAGTCCTAGAATCCTTTGATGATGCTGTGGCTCtgattttatgtatgtattttggaAGATTTGTGGATGGGGTTTAGGTTTTTTTGCTCGTACCAGCCGTCCCCATAAACATATCTAAGTTAATTTATCCACTCTAAAGCATAAAGATGGAATCCtagtatttttctcccctcttattacaatttttttttattaaacctcTCTTTCCTTTTGAGCCCAAATAAATCCTATGTGCTCATAATCTGTCAAATGTGTGGTTTGTTTACGAGTATGAAGATCAACACTTTTAATAACAAACCCTGTATCAGTAAGGGCCTTTCTTACAAATTCTTCATCATATTTCAGTACATAAAACTTGTGCTCACCAATCATGTAATAAGACATAGAAATAGCCACAAATAGTACCAGATGCCCTCCAATTTTTATCAGGGAGGATACTTTTTTCAGGTTGCTGCGATAAGCATCAAGATCTTTGCTTACAACCTCCAAGTAGCAGATGGTTATGAGACAATCCACCTTTGGTAGAATGACTGGGTGTAGAGGGTTTTCTTTGGTGAAGTCGCATATTAGAATATGCTTGATTGCTCTTCTTAATTGTTCTTCTTTTTCATGCCCCATCACACTTGAAAAGAAAAAGCTCATTACTACAGAACATATCTACAGTACATGCTGGTGTGTACACTAATGTTCATGCATTTGTCAGCTCAACTACAGTTTGAGTAATTGTTGCTAAAACTGCGTCCATTTGTTTTTACTGTTTCTGGGGTATGCATATTACAGGACTTGTTAACAGATACAGGCAAATATTTACTAAACAGCAATACTATAAGATACCGGTGAGAAACTTTATTTCCCAGATAAGGGAATGCGCTAAAATATTTCTTTCAGATCTGGAAGGTACTTTATGGTATAGTCGCGCTTAGTAAATATAGTCCATAACAAATCATGTGCTGGTGAACCTCAATGTGCATTTGCTCACATCACCAGGAATGTATtgctattattaaaatatattaaggaCGGATATTTCCATATATTAGAGATAATAAAATACATACTTACTGAGCAGTGCTATTGCATAAGTTACCTTTCAGCACTGGAATGGGCAGCAAAGTGTCTTCTGAAATCGGAAGGCGTCCCATAGAATAGCCCTACTTAGTATATAGGGGCCTAGGAGGGTTACTCATTAAGCTCTTATATTTCCCTAACTGCATTATTATAGTTTAATGAATACTCCTCTATATTCGCCCATGTTTGCACAGTCGGGGAGAAATTCTCTACTCGGTCTCCTAACAGAATGTTGCATTCTAAATTTCTAAATATATAGATTATTCTGAACTATTGAGCAGAGCCAAGATATGAGCGTCCCTCTGAGAGAACACAATGCACTGGAGATGTAGGTTAGGGTGGGTCTTTTGTTTCTTATTTTACATTCTGACCACTTTTTGATCAATATTTTGGAAGATAGTGCACTGAATACGTTGTTACGTAACTTACTGTACAAAACATTCTGTACATCCAAGTGACTGGACATCATATTTGCAGTTAGACAAATGCAATCTTAGCAAGCTAAAAACCCAGACCCACCATATTATATATTTCCCTGTGTCAACTGGAGTACTACTGGGAAAGTAACTACAAATATAAAcgataaacaaagaagcccaaatgaACATCCAATAAAACAAATTATTTGGTTCATTTGCATATGTtttgtcatttagttcaatcttttgaccAAAATGTCAAGCCTGCAGCCATGTCAAGATAGGCCCTTTCAGCAGTTTCCTACACTACCAATTCTATGTGGTGTCCCTTGTATTTCTATTGCTGCAACAATATGCGTGGGAAGTATATATTTGTATTCTTGTACATTATTTGTTCGATTTTTTTCCACTACATTTATTAGGACATTTCTGGATTTAACCAGTGTTAACTACACTGTAGATCACACATAGCACATATAGGCCTGGTTACATCAAGCACCAGTAAGCCAGAAATTAGGTATTGTCGGGGAAAAAGGGCGTTATTTTTATGGTGTAATACATCAGTGTTGTGCTGCTACATATAACGTAGTGTTTACCGCAACTGATAAAAGAATCAGGAGTTGCATCAAAATGAATTAATGCAGCAAATTGTCAGGTTGAGGACATACTTAAAGTCCTGATTTTTTATTGAAACAGAGGTAATGTCAATTGTGTAAGGTACAGAGgcaaccaactttattctaactcggctagttccgcgaatttcagaatatcccggtgatgttcggttttgtGTCGtcttcgcccggagtgtattgcgttattttcccggctgtgatttaagcattttattcccgctggctgcaatactgcaatgccatgtaaaaacacatgggggcgtttgcgagctgttgtctttgaagccgtcccctataacccctaacatacagtactgtacacatacagtactgtatatgcacatcaatgatactatgggccggcgggggcgagatgtgtttgcagcagagagagatccgctgctctctctgcgcaaacatcggcacattaaaaatgatttaaaatacattttattcctagtgtagatgtgcagggggtctccggagctgaaccgcattggtttcagatccggggaccccctgcttcccgagatacagccccctttatgaggtgccggtatccatctgcatttaaaggtcccgatcacgtgaccgcggcctgtaaaccaagcagagggataccggcacctcataaagggggctgtatcttgggaagcagggggtccccggacctaaaaccaatgcggttcagctccggagaccctctgcacatctacagtatgaatagaacacatatataaataaacactcgttccttaccttagcggctatgtgctatagtaacgaagcagcatttttgtattttaataatattgtacagtgagcagggggttccctgagccagaaatcaatgctcaGGGgggcccctgctcctgcacaatattattaaaaatacagaaatgctgcttcattaccatagctgatcgccgctaaggcaatgaagggttaaggcagaatagcatgtttattggggacatttgcccccaataaacattgcaataaacaacatacagtacaccccctgtgtatctatatctatattattgaaaccgttgtatgtccgtgtctaggggcaatctgattggtctgtcactcagcctctggccgtCTGTcacagcctctggccaatcagattgctccgtggCCGCCCCCCTCTAATTGGCTTGCTTCTGTGGCCTCGACCGGCCCTCCTCCTCTTCGCGCCGTCGCTCGGCCACGCTCttcttctctatctctctcctgtTTTGCCTCCCGCTGAGTCCAACTGCCCCCGGGTATCACCCCCACCGGgtattgcccccccctgccccaagtgtactccccccccactgccccctgtgtcggtccccactccctttccccggtgccccccCTGTCACCTGCGTGTTCCGAGCCGTCCAGCGGCCTGGCGGTGTATGCACGCGCGGCTGCTCACGTTGCTCGGGCAGCTCACCGTCCTCCCGACGCCGGCTCATGCATGCTCCGGGGTGACATACACTGCATGCTCTGCCCCCCATGCCCGGGACCTCGGCTGCTCCCGTTCTTCAGGCGGCTCACCATTCTCCTGACGCCAACTCGCGCACGCTCCCAGTCGCACAGCGGCCTGCGCCGCCCTCCACACCCGGGATCGACCGTGCGGAGCGCCCGGATTGGAGAGAGGCAccttctggaccggtgggagctcGGAGAATGGACGGTGTCCCCCGGTGGGGGGGCGAGGCTACGACATCCTCACTGCAGtagtttttggtgcccgaggacatgtgtctcacagtgtgtgttgtgtgtgtgtgtgtgtgtgtgtgtgtgtgtgtgtgtgtgtgtgtgtgtgtgtgtgtgtgtgtcacagtatgtgtgtgtgtgtgtgtgtgtgtgtgtgtgtgtgtgtcacagtatgtgtgtgtgtgtgtgtgtgtgtgtgtgtgtgtgtgtgtgtgtgtcacagtatgtgtgtgtgtatgtcacagtatgtgtgtgtgtgtgtgtgtgtgtgtcaaagtgtgtgtgtgtgtgtgtgtgtgtgtgtgtgtcacagtgtgtgtgtgtgtgtgtgtgtgtgtgtcacagtatgtgtgtgtgtgtgtgtgtgtgtgtgtgtgtgtcacagtatgtgtgtgtgtgactgtgacagggtgaagtcaacccctatcagttatgcctgggaaaaatatgtctgagtgcttcatccagcactcataagggttaactcaggtggaagctagctaatcatgatgtaagctgacacctgagagccagcaaggtagataaggatcttgttgccagcagtagctgcctgtgtcagatgagagcacatggatagatgtgctgctagccagaaggatacagtacACTACTTActacagccaaagtaagatttctatcatttgtttgcatgactgcttaaaaagactcttacggtttgggtatggtttagccagccagcctgctagctaggactgctgtgttagtcagttttctcccaacgtggagcaggatttatttgcttaaagggacagtgtacctgcatgttatgttgctgtggagaaataaagccactgaacgttttcatatatcctgaaactacatgtgtggactgttccctgacctcggctacaggccgtcctgccacagtcacagtgtgtgtgtgtgtgtgtgtgtcacagtatgtgtgtgtgtgtgtgtgtgtgtgtgtgtgtgtcacagtgtgtgtgtgtgtgtgtgtgtgtgtgtgtctgtgtgtcacactatgtgtgtgtgtcacactatgtgtgtgtgtcacagtatgtgtgtgtgtcacagtatgtgtgccacaatgtgtgtgtgtgtgtgtgtgtgtgtatgtgtgtcacagtgtgtgtgtgtgtgtgtgtgtgtgtgtgtgtcacagtgtgtgtgtgtgtgtgtgtgtgtgtgtcacagtgtgtgtgtgtgtgtgtgtgtcacagtgtgtgtgtgtgtgtgtgtgtgtgtgtcacagtatgtgtttgtgtcacagtatgtgtgtatgtgtatcaaagtatgtgtgtgtgtgtatcacagtatgtgtgtgggtgtgtgtcactgtgtatgtgtcactgtgtgtgtgtgtgtgtgtgtgtgtgtgtgtgtgtgtgtatgtgtgtgtgtgtcacagtatgtgtgtgtgtgtgtcacagtaagtgtgtgtgtgtgtcacagtatgtgtgtgtgtgtgtcacagtatgtgtgtgtgtgtgtcacagtatgtgtgtgtgtaactgtgacagggtgaagtcaacccctagcagttatgcctgggaaaaatatgtctgagtgcttcatccagcactcataagggttaactcaggtggaagctagctaatcatgatgtaagctgacacctgagagccagcaaggtagataaggatcttgttgccagcagtagctgcctgtgtcagatgagagcacatggatagatgtgctgctagccagaaggatacagtacACTACTTActacagccaaagtaagatttctatcatttgtttgcatgacttcttaaaaagactcttacagtttgggtatggtttagccagccagcctgctagctaggactgctgtgttagtcagttttctcccaacgtggagcaggatttatttgcttaaagggacagtgtacccgcatgttatgttgctgtggagaaataaagccactgaacgttttcaggtatcctgaaactacatgtgtggattgttccctgacctcggctacaggccgtcctgccacagtcacagtgtgtgtgtgtgtgtcacagtatgtgtgtgtgtgtgtcacagtatgtgtgtgtgtcatagtatgtgtgtgtgtgtgtgtcacagtatgtgtgtgtgtgtgtgtgtgtgtgtgtgtgtgtgtgtgtctgtggtcacactatgtgtgtgtgtcacagtatgtgtgtgtgtcacagtatgtgtgtgtgccacaatatgtgtgtgtgtgtgtgtgtgtgtgtgtgtgtgtcagtgtgtgtcagtgtgtgtgtgtgtcagtgtgtgtgtgtgtgtgtgtgtgtgtgtgtgtgtgtgtgtgtgtgtgtgtcacagtgtgtgtgtgtgtgtgtgtgtgtgtgtgtgtgtgtgtcacagtgtgtgtgtcacagtgtgtgtgtcacagtatgtgtttgtgtcacagtatgtgtgtatgtgtatcaaagtatgtgtgtgtgtatcacagtatgtgtgtgggtgtgtgtcactgtgtatgtgtcacagtatgtgtgtgtgtgtgtgtgtcacagtatgtgtgtgtgtgtgtgtcacagtgtgtgtgtgtgtgtgtgtgtgtcactgtgtgtgtgtgtgtgtgtgtgtgtgtgtcactgtgtgtgtgtgtgtgtgtgtgtgtgtgtgtgtgtgtgtgtgtgtgtgtgtgtgtgtgtgtgtgtgtgtgtgtgtgtgtgtgtgtgtgtgtgtgtaacaatgtgtgtgtgtgtgtgtgtgtgtgtgtatgtgtaacaatgtgtgtgtgtgtgtgtgtgtgtgtgtgtgtgtgtgtgtgtgtgtgtgtgtgtgtgtgtgtgtgtgtgtgtgtgtgtgtgtgtgtgtgtgtgtgtgtgtgtgtaacaatgtgtgtgtgtgtgtgtgtgtgtgtgtgtgtgtgtgtgtgtgtgtgtgtgtgtgtgtgtgtgtaacaatgtgtgtgtgtgtgtgtgtgtgtgtgtgtgtgtgtgtgtgtgtgtgtgtgtgtgtaacaatgtgtgtgtgtgtcactgtgtgtgtgtcactgtgtgtgtgtcactgtgtgtgtgtgtcactgtgtgtgtgtgtgtcactgtgtgtgtgtgtcacaatgtgtgtgtcacaatgtgtgtgtgtgtgtgtgtgtgtgtgtgtgtgtgtgtgtgtgtgtcatagtatgtgtgtgtgtgtcacagtatgtgtgtgtgtcacagtatgtgtgtgtgtgtatcacagtatgtctgtgtgtttgtcacagtatgtgtgtgtgtatgtgtgtatgtgtgtgtgtgtgtcacagtatgtgtgtgtgtcacagtatgtgtgtgtcacagtatgtgtgtgtcacagtatgtgtgtgtgtgtgtgtcacagtatgtgtgtgtgtgtgtgtgtgtgtgtcacaatatgtgtgtgtgtgtgtgtcacaatatgtgtgtgtgtgtgtgtgtgtgtgtcacaatatgtgtgtgtgtgtgtgtgtgtgtgtgtgtgtgtgtgtcacagtatgtgtgtgtgtgtcacagtatgtgcgtgtgtgtgtgtgtgtgtgtgtgtgtcacagtatgtgtgtgtatgtcacagtatgtgtgtgtcacagtatgtgtgtgtgtgtgtgtgtgtgtgtgtgtgtgtgtcacagtatgtgtgtgtgtgtatcacggtatgtgtgtgtgtgtgtcacagtatgtgtgtgtgtgtcacagtatgtgtgtgtgtgtgtgtgtgtttgtgtgtgtgtgtcacagtatgtgtgtgtgtgtgtgtgtgtatcacagtatgtgtgtgtgtcacagtatgtgtgtgtgtcacagtatgtgtgtgtgtgtgtgtgtgtgtatcacggtatgt
This genomic interval carries:
- the LOC142490874 gene encoding nicotinamide N-methyltransferase-like is translated as MDLRLHKHYHDEEYDPRLFAETYFSETSVITEDRQNLVRTLYKIFSSGEVTGKTLLDVSNGSSIYQLLPACESFQEIIVAESNERVKRDLEKWLNKEPDAFDYSHTSKLLCELEGKSVMGHEKEEQLRRAIKHILICDFTKENPLHPVILPKVDCLITICYLEVVSKDLDAYRSNLKKVSSLIKIGGHLVLFVAISMSYYMIGEHKFYVLKYDEEFVRKALTDTGFVIKSVDLHTRKQTTHLTDYEHIGFIWAQKEREV